TTCGAACGGGAAACCTGGAGTGCCGGCTACGAGTTCAGCCACAGCTTCAACGATGACTGGCAGTTCCGGCAGAACTCGCGCTACATGCAATCGCGCATCAACCGTCATGAAACCTGGCCGGGCAACCTGAACAACGCCGGGTTTGGTACGCGCGTGAACATGACCGCCTACGATCGCTTCAACAAGTCGATGGTCTACTCGCTGGATAACCAGCTGGAAGGCAAATTCCAGGTCGGTGGCCTGGAAAACACCGTACTGTTTGGCGGCAGCTTTGACCGCACCTCGTTCAATCAGGACTGGAACGCCGGGCTGGTGGGGCCGATTGACGTCTACAATCCGGTTTACCTGCGTGATCCGACTACCCCGATTGCCGTGCAGAACACCTTGCTGGAACAGGAAATGAAGGGGGTTTATGCACAGATCCAGAGTAAGTATGACCACTGGCTGTTCCTGCTGGGTGGTCGTCAGGACTGGGTCGACAGCGATTTCCGCGACAAGGTGGCCAGCGCCGGCAACATCAGCTCTGTGGATAAGAAGTTCACCTACCAGGGCGGCGTGATGTACCAGTTCGACAATGGCCTGACGCCCTACGTCAGTTACTCCACAGCCTTTGTCCCGGTACAGCAGATCTCCAACTCCGGCCGGCCGCTGGACCCGATCACCAGCAGCCAGTATGAAGTGGGCCTGAAATATGAACCGGTGGGTTGGGATACCTCCTTCACCGCCTCGGTGTATGACCTGCGCAAGAAGGACGACACTTACCTGGACGCCACCACTTCGACCTATCGCCAGGTGGGCGAAAGCCGGTCCAAGGGCGTGGAACTGGAGCTGAACAGCAACCTGACGCCCAACCTCAACCTGACGGCGGCCTACACCTACACCGATGCGCGGATTACCAAGGACTCCGCGACGTCGCTGGTCGAAGGGCATCAGATGACTGGCGTCCCGCGTAACCAGGCGTCGGTGTGGGCCAAATACCGCTTTCTCGAAAGCAGCCTCAAAGGTCTGTATGTCGGTGGTGGCGTGCGTTACTTCGACAGTGCCTTCGCCTACACCCCGGCCACCCTGTACGGAAAACTCGATGCCGGCGACGTCACTCTGGTGGATGCGGCTATCGGCTACCAGATCGACAGCCACTGGAGCGTCGACCTGAACGCGAAGAACCTGTTCGATAAGGAATACGTGTCTGGATGTAACGACGCCGGTCGCTGCTACTGGGGCGAAGAACGCACCTTGCTGGGGACGGTGTCTTACAACTGGTAAGGCTGAAGGGCGCTGTGGATAAGTTGTCCACAGCGCCTTTCATCACTTGCCGATGCAGAAACTGGAGAAGATCCTGCCGAGCAAATCATCGGAGCTGAACGCGCCGGTGATTTCACCCAGCGATTGCTGGGCCTGGCGCAGGTCCTCGGCCAGCAATTCCCCCGCTCCCGCCAAGGTCAGCTGGGCACGGCCGTGCTCCAGGGCATCACTGGCATGGCGCAGTGCCTCCAGATGACGACGGCGTGCGCTGAAACTGCTTTCCGACGTCTGTTCATAACCCATGCATGCCTTAAGGTGATCGCGCAGCAGTTCCAGTCCCATGTCGGCAGACTTGGCACTGAGACTGATCGTCACGTGGCCGTCGTCGCTGACATCCAGGGCGACGGCTTCACCGGTCAGGTCGGCCTTGTTGCGGATCAGCGTGACCTTCGCCGGATCCGGGCGGCTTTCGAGGAATTCCGGCCACAGCGCAAACGGATCGAGCGCCTCGGGGGCCGTGGCATCGACCACCAGCAACACGCGATCGGCTTCGCCAATGGCCTTGAGTGCCCGTTCGACGCCAATCTTTTCCACATGGTCATCGGTATCGCGCAGGCCGGCGGTGTCCACCACGTGCAGGGGCATGCCGTCGATGTGGATATGTTCGCGCAGGACATCACGGGTGGTGCCGGCAATCTCGGTGACAATCGCCGCTTCGCGCCCGGCCAGGGCATTGAGCAGGCTGGATTTGCCGGCATTCGGCCGACCGGCGATCACCACGGTCATGCCATCACGGAGCAAGGCGCCCTGCCCGGCTTCACGCATCACTGTGGATAACTCTCCACGTACCTTGTCGAGCATGCTCAACACATGGCCGTCGGCGAGAAAGTCGATTTCCTCCTCCGGAAAGTCGATCGCTGCCTCAACATAGATGCGCAGGCCGATCA
This DNA window, taken from Pseudomonas sp. MYb118, encodes the following:
- a CDS encoding TonB-dependent siderophore receptor, coding for MRLPHLRKRFTPHCIAYSLLMTSAATGVLFAPQVMAADATQRYAIAAGPLDKALSQFASVANVILSFSPQQTANLRTQGLSGSYSVDQGFSILLQGSGLQAVPQAPGSYILQTVPDSGPLVLGTTNINGQQPNAMNLDYAADTGYKANNSRVGSKTSTPLSETPRSISVVTAQRMKDQKSQTLTEVLGYVPGIFAPPFAAGDSLAGDLFFIRGFNATDYGYGLLRDGLRVQGNRYDTTTEPYGLERVEVFRGPSSLLYGENAPGGLVNLVSKRPTAAPQGEVQLGYGSNNRRQLGIDVSGPLNDSGNVLGRVVMLGRNSDTQTKHVPDDRIYIAPSLTLNFDDYNTLTLLANYQKDHTNMELGLPAAGTLLNNPNGKLDKDTMLGDPDWNTFERETWSAGYEFSHSFNDDWQFRQNSRYMQSRINRHETWPGNLNNAGFGTRVNMTAYDRFNKSMVYSLDNQLEGKFQVGGLENTVLFGGSFDRTSFNQDWNAGLVGPIDVYNPVYLRDPTTPIAVQNTLLEQEMKGVYAQIQSKYDHWLFLLGGRQDWVDSDFRDKVASAGNISSVDKKFTYQGGVMYQFDNGLTPYVSYSTAFVPVQQISNSGRPLDPITSSQYEVGLKYEPVGWDTSFTASVYDLRKKDDTYLDATTSTYRQVGESRSKGVELELNSNLTPNLNLTAAYTYTDARITKDSATSLVEGHQMTGVPRNQASVWAKYRFLESSLKGLYVGGGVRYFDSAFAYTPATLYGKLDAGDVTLVDAAIGYQIDSHWSVDLNAKNLFDKEYVSGCNDAGRCYWGEERTLLGTVSYNW
- the mnmE gene encoding tRNA uridine-5-carboxymethylaminomethyl(34) synthesis GTPase MnmE, coding for MSAPRETIAAVATAQGRGGVGIVRISGPLASVAAKAFSGRELKARFAHYGPFLGADDEVLDQGIALYFPGPNSFTGEDVLELQGHGGPVVLDMLLQRCLELGCRLARPGEFSERAFLNDKLDLAQAEAIADLIEASSAQAARNALRSLQGAFSARVHNLTEQLIGLRIYVEAAIDFPEEEIDFLADGHVLSMLDKVRGELSTVMREAGQGALLRDGMTVVIAGRPNAGKSSLLNALAGREAAIVTEIAGTTRDVLREHIHIDGMPLHVVDTAGLRDTDDHVEKIGVERALKAIGEADRVLLVVDATAPEALDPFALWPEFLESRPDPAKVTLIRNKADLTGEAVALDVSDDGHVTISLSAKSADMGLELLRDHLKACMGYEQTSESSFSARRRHLEALRHASDALEHGRAQLTLAGAGELLAEDLRQAQQSLGEITGAFSSDDLLGRIFSSFCIGK